ATTATTGATATAAATTAACCAAGACTCATGATTAACTTTTGCACATTACACTATCCCAGCAAATGCCATGTCCACTGATGCCAATGCCTATAAACATAATGGAGTCTGGCACAAACCTGGGCATATCGTACGGAATGGATAATACGCAAGCTGCTAAAGCAAGTACAGGACCATGAATTGACGCTACAGAAAGCCCGGATCTCAAATTTCTGAAATTACAAAAACAAAAGTTGAAACTTCAATGGAATAGTAAATAAGCCATTTTTAACAAGTTGTAATCAGATAAAACTAATAAGACATGCACAAGGAACCGGCTTTCACAGTGGCTATATGACAAAAAAGAATATGGATTGCATCAATTTCATTTAGCCATAAACAAAAGCTCAAACAAGAGAGCCATGTACATGAGACTAAATATCAAGGCATGTACCAACTAATACAGTTAATGCATATATCATGTATATTCTGTGCATTATGAAGCCAAACCGAATTGTGGATAGCATCTAAGCATATAATTTGAAATTTGGCTTTAATCAACAGGTTAAgtagaaaatcaaccaaatatTTAACCTTTGCCTTCTTTTCTTCAGGATGATGTTTGCTTCCCTAAAAGCTCTGTTACGGAAGTCTTCAGCTAGATCAGCATCTCCACCCTTCATGAGGCCAGCTAATACTGCAGCTGCATGCTCCCTTACCTGAATCATTTATTGTAAATTCCAGAACTGAGCAACACACGATAATGCCTAGTTTTAGTTGGGTATCTAGGATTCAGTGCAATTCTCCACCATTTGGAAACAAAAACAGTACAAGCAATCTTCTTCAAGCAAAAAATCAGGAATCAGAACTAAAAATGCTCAGGAATagaatttcagtttttttttttttgggttatgtTCCTAGGGATGTTAAACCACTAAGTTTTTTCATTCCAAAACAGAGCACCAAAAGAATGGTGTTTAAAACTTATGCGGTTAACCATTCTGATTACTTTTTATTTCCCAAGACACTCATCCAACCTCACAGTTTGACATTCTCTGGAGATATCATGCAGTTTGAGTTTCAAAAAGAAGAAAGGCCTAAAAGATAAAATTTCCTACAATTTGACTTTGTCATTACATTTTTTTAAGGCAACTTTGTCATTACATAGATCCTATGACTTTCAATTCACAcgacaaagggaaaaaaagctGAAAAAGGAACAAAATGCAGAAACATGTTAAGTAATTCCCAAATTTTTATGGACATTCATAATATATGCTAAGCAAGCTGATATTCACCTCAATTTGATTGTCTGCAAGTAGCTTTTCAACAGTATGCCATATTTGCCTCTCATCCACATTTGAGAGGATGAAAGTGTGCCTGTTAGAGCACACAAACTATTAGTACAACGTGAGCATATGATTAAATCTCAGCAGCAAAGATGACTCAAAAATCAGGATAAGATACCAAAGTTTATCGCAAAAATGAGGTTTACCATAACATAGCTTTTCAAATGGATAATTTGAAGCAAGGATAGAAATGTTCTTATAATTAAATTGTGGACATTTAGCTTTTCCTAGAAGGAATGTTCTCACATAGCATGGCACCTGACTAGGGCCCCAAATAATCTAAGCTGCAAGTAGCTCAGTCTCAATTGTGCCATCTGTGAAGTTTGATCTCAAACAGCTCAAATAGTAGTTTGAGCCAAGTCCAGCTACAAGATAGTTAATTGTGCAGGCAAGCCAGTCCAAGCAGCCATTGTTTTAAGAATGTATAGAATAAAAAGAAATCATATTTACTTGCTTAACATGTTTAACTCTGTAAATGATAGAGTAATATCACTAGGGGTGGTAATGTCCTTAATACAAATAAGGTAGCTCTTTAGAGAACTCAGTTGAGCCAAACCAAGCTTAAGTTCAGTATATTGAGTATGGGTTCCTGATGGACATCCAGGCCATTCActtcacttgatttggttgcaTCTATTCATTAGATATGTTCATCAAGTACAAAGACAACTATACACAGTAAAAGCTGCATTCTAACAACACAATGACTCGAAAAAGCAAACCATACCTGTACATAAAAGTCCTCAAAAACGTCAAAGTTGCAGATCTAGTTCGCCAGTTGGAGTCACTTCCTAAAGAAAGAATAAGAGAGATGGCTTTCTGGGTTCTTGTTCCATGGAAAACCCTCCATTTTAGCAATTCAAAAGCTGCTTTGGCTAGAGTTGACAAATCTTTATTTGATGTTTCCTTCATAAAAGGAGCAACACAACATTATAAAAAGCAACCAGCACCCCGAGCACCAACACCATTATTTCAGATAGTTGAATTTCTCTGGCAAAGTTAAACGatctcttttctattttttgtgtCTGCCCCCCACATCAAACTGTTACAAGATCTTTGCTTGATTTATCAGACAAATACGATTTCCAGCTTATTTTACAGATGTTGCATCATTGATCCCAGACAGCTGATTAGCCATTCAGTCACCAATTAAAGCCCTAGTTATATTCAAATAACTCAAAGAGCAACTATTCCAATAAACTTGTGTCCAACTCAAAGAGACAAGTTAAGCaacaataatttttcttaagCATATAAGTATATGGATGtaaaccaaaattcaacaaaaatatCAACATTCTGACTATGATACACAAACATAAAGTGAACTGATTAACATCTCACTTCATATGATTGAAATCGTTTACCTTACTATGCTGTGTGTACATAGATCATTCTCTTTCCATTAGATAGGACACCAGACAGTATAATAGGATGTGAAAGTTGACATCTTATCCAATATGTTTCATGAAATCAGTGGCATTCTATGAAAAAGAcggggtgtgtttggataggagattatttggaaaaacaCTATAGCACTCTtaatgatgtgatgtatgtgaaataaaaagatggttgaaaattgtgtttatgatacaagctgactgatatttgattttttttttctttttgaaatcaTGCTAACCTACCACTCTCTCTGCTCATTTCTCTGCCATGCCATACATGAGCACTCATTAAAGCTTTTACTGCTTTCATTAGTGTCACTATCTTTTAAAAGGGTGGCTACATATAATGGCTAATAAAAAATCATTCCAGAATATGGCAGAAAAAGAACCGCAAATATATCAATGGAGAGAGCAGAAAATTTATCACACCTGCAAGGAGATGATGGGGTACAGTAGGCCCGCAATAACATCCAGCAAAACTGAAGATCTTCCAGACTTCAGAGAAGAGATGACGAAATGGAATACCTGTCCAAAACagaagagagagtgaataatcAAAATCAAAGTGTGAAGAAATTTAATCATGTGGTATTTTCACAAGTGACTACCGTTTCCATCCAATTAACATCATCTCTAGAATGGTCTTTTGATATTCCATTGTCTAAGGTTTTGTCCAAGGAGGTTTCCAATATGTCACAAGCACTAATGTTGTGGATATTCACTGCAAGTTCTGAAGCTCGTTGCACAATATATTCATCCCAACTTCCACCTTCAAAATTTCCATATACATCACCCCTTACCCCTTCAAGAGAGTTACTAGGAGAACAGGATTCATGAAGCCGAATATTTGAGCATAACACACATAGGGTAACTCCAATTGATTCTCTCACCTGTCAGGAGACATTTATGTGAAACAATTAGACTTGTGTATTTCATTACAGTCAATTATTGCCACATCCAACAAATTTTACAAAACATCCAATTGTGGATGGGTTCTTTAATATCGATAAATGCTCGGACAGGTTTTGTGATTTCCAAAGCGGCCGAGGGTACAACTGTTAACTAAAAAGGGGATAAGTGCGCAAGACATAATTCCTTAAGAGGAGAGATTGAAGAAACTATACACATCAGGAGAAAAagattgtgttttttttttttttttttggggggggggggggggggggggagggatgGTGGTGGGGGAAAGGGGGACACGAGATGCTCCAGGAACAGGCAAACCAAAAAACCATGTGCTCGACAGAATAGCATAAATTATTTGTGGCTCACATTCTAGATACATTTCAAGAAAGCTCTATGAGGTGGCACATGATGCAGCAAAACAATAAGACACAATTgacacgagggaaggggttgtgATCAAACAAGTTATTAGTTAAAAGTAGTATCCTTACTTGAGCTGATGAATGACTCATATTACACACCAACTCCTTCAATAGCGTAAAATGAAGCTCTGTTTCACCTCTTAGCATCCTTTGTGGGGATATTTCTATAAATGCAGCTGAAAGAAAAGTGTAGCGCTTGGCAACTACTGAAGAAGTAACTGTCTGGCTCAATGGAGTCATTAGACAATCCATGACTCTTTGTCTCAGAAGAGGTACCCTAGTACCATATTTTCCCTTACCAGTAACTGCATAACGAATACAAGCAGCCCACTCTGGAACAGATTCCACCGATTGGGAATAAATAACATTTTGTAATTGGGTCATCATCCAGCTGTCCCATGCTTCTGAAACACCAGCGACATCAGAATGCAAGACTCCAGCAAATGCCTCAGCTGCAACACATTGCTTAGACCTCTCCTGGGAATTAACAAACTCTATCAATGCATCTCTAAGTGCCAGCAAAACAGGCATGCCACATTCTTGGGTTAGACGTTTGAAGATTCTAGCAAAATTTGAATAAAAAGGATCACTTCCTAGCAAAGATATCCAGTTAGGAGTACGAGGCCATGAAGCAGAGAAGTCAAAATAGAAGTGTGTGATTGATTTGTCTGCCAAGCTCTGGAAGGAAGAATTTCCGTGATGTCCTCGGGAGGATGCACTATCTGCATCAGCAATTATATGCACATGAGAAAGACTACTCAGAGTCTCATTGAAGAACCCCTCTTCTTGAAATATAATACTCAAAGCTCCTTCAAGCGAAGATTTGGTGGTTCCCTGTACATCCCGAATGAAAACAGGGTTTCCAGCAGAGACTTTGTAAGGTGATTCTTTTAACAGAGTATTTAAGGCAGAGATAGCTAGAATTCTCGTCTGTGGAAGTTGACTCTTCAAATTCTTTAAGAAATGACCTGAAAAGATTTAGTCTCAAATAGTAAAACTATATGGACAATCACACAAACTTTTAGTAACAGAATATGCAACTGCAATTGATCAGAGAAAAGGATAAACTAATACCAGAAGTTTCCTTAAGAATATTTGTAGATGAATGTGGATCATTTGCAGATGCCATAGACAAAAGTAGCAGCACTCTGTTAGCCATCAGATTATACCTGAAACATGGGTACAAACAAAGCTAATAAGGATTCTAAGTACAAAACCAACAGGTCACATAATACCACAGGGCAAAAATCAAGACAGACGTCTGAAGAACCAAGGACTCTGACCATGACAGTAGATACTTACCTCCAATGCAAATTTGTACTTTCAAAACTCATGGAACCAATCTCAGAAACCAAATCTGAGAAATCAGTTGCATCCGAATGAATCCCTGATGCCCTTAAAATGCTTCTAGGTATACCTTCAAAATAGATATTGTACTTGACAAAGAGCTGTAGATGTCATCAATGAATTGGttgtcaagaaaatataaagTGTAGAATCAAGTATAAAAAGTTTCAATGATAATTTGACTTCCAAGTATTTGATAGAATATCTCACCTCAGTAATTGCTTTCTGAGATTTTAGTGATTCATGACGAGAGCTATTACCAACAAAGAAGTGTGTTAAAAATACTTTACAGAGGAGCCAAATAAAAATCTTGATAGAAATTAACATAATAAAATAATGTAACCTTGAAAGAATTCCACGAAGAAAACAACAGAGGGCCTTTGCATCCTggatacaaaaaagaatatgaCAGTTCTCAGTAAAAATCACTTCAGAAACTTAAAAGTTTTTCATGTTAATAATTACCGATGTCAAACGCTTGAGAACAGTTTGGGTTGAAAGGACTGCACAAGAGCCCAAGACAGCATATTCTGGTGAACTCGGAGCCTTTAAATTTTCACTCAGAGCATACACACAGCTCGAGATTGTAGAAGGCCATCTTTTCAGCATTTTCAGAAGAGATTTCCCAGCAAGTCTGAAAATGCCAGAGAAAAATTAatcagaaattttaaaaaaaaaatcctacagcagagggaggaagagagagagagagagaatgcaAATGCTAAGTTACAGAAGgcaatataataaagaaaagtgTCATTTCACTTTTGCAATGATCTCTTTTCTTAATGCATTATTTATTCAGTCATCACCATCCATTAGGCATGACTTATGCAACAGTAGATTAAAAGATCACAGCAGATTAATTCCTTTTGATAGGATAAAAGGGCTGAAGCATTTCAAAGATCATATGGAATAACATAGTTAGCAGAATCATGAACATCGAACTAAAATCAATCTTAAAACTTCCCTCACTTCCAGATTAAGACCAGAAAACCCCACAGCATGTATAAAACTCATGATACATCAAATGCACAACCACCTCACAAAAAGCATGGAAGCCTGTCTTAAAATTGGAAACAAATTATAACTCAATTGCTTTCAAATTTGCAACTTACACTAAAAATACAGGAACCCCTAGAGAACCATGGCAAGAAAGTACAACTTAACAACTTGTATAACAAATATCTGCTTATGTGACAAATTTTATGGTATCagagtatatttattttttaagcacTTCAATCTCCTGGCTCTGAACTTACGTCCGGACTGTTTCATAGCTGTGTAAACACAGATTAAGAAGATCATCCAGCAAGATAAGCACATGATCAGATGGAGATATGTTGCCACTCGTCCGAAACAGATGGTATGATGACTGTGATGATCTCCAAGTGCTGTGCATATATGCTTTGTCGATAAGAGCCCATCTAGGCCTGTAATTAATTAAAGATGTAACAAGGAAAAGTTAACAGCACCATTGCATGCACTACAGTGGAAATTCAAGGAGAAAAGAGAGTAgaccttctttttcctttagaATGAGATGACACAATGAAATTGATCGGAGGTTCTATTATGGCAGCAGATTCCAGTTTCCAAGCCTGCCGGTGACTCGACCACTCCTCATATTCAGAACTTCCTGTTAATTcgatcaaaaaatgaaaaacatagaATATACGCTTATTCTGATAACTTTTCATCTATTACCATATGTAAGTAACTTCCTCTCCATTGATTACCATAATTTCCTAAAGCATCCATTATACGAATGACAAGCAGCAAGAGAATGCTatcatcagatttttcctccAACAGGTATCTGCAAGAAGTACAACAGAATGCAAAAAATGTAAACCTATGGTTTGCTGAAAGTCAATAGGTAAAAGATGGGTGGAAAGATAGATAGATGATAAGATAGATAAATAAAGACATGTAGATACTCACTTGCAAGCAGCATGGATAATCTCAGCAGCCTTTTCTCGCAATTCTGTGCTGCCAACAAGTGAACCTGTTGCTCCAGcaattaagaaagaaaaaagaccAGAATCTTCTACCATCCCATTCCCAACAGACGGTCTGAAATCGGGCAAGCATGACAAAATGCCTTGTAATGATGAATCAATACGCAAAAGAGTCACTTTCAAATGCTCTTTCTCATTTCCTGTCCATCAATGTGTATACACTAGTCAGGCAATGCATTGCAACAGGACAAGATGGCAGAGACAGAATTTTAACAGGATCACTGATCAGCGTTCTAGTATTTCTTTAACTTTCTGATGCGATTAGagtaaccaaaaaaaatttcatgtgTGCTTAACAAAAACTTAAGCGTCTCAAATATTCCAATGAACATAGTGCACTATATTTTGGTAGTTATTCTTAAACATCAACCTTCTATATGTTCTGAAAAAGGGTAGGAATTGCAATTAAAGTTTAAAAGCATTAGAGTTGAAATATCCAAGTAGCACCTGGATCACAGTGGATCTTAGATTGGCATATCTTCTGAAGGTCATCTAAAGCACAGTCAAAGTGCAACTTCAAGAGTTCATTCGCAAATTCAACTTCATCATCACAAGGGATATGCCACTTTGGACCGACAGGTGGTACAGCATTTGAAAAATCTTTTGTGCTAATCCATTCCTCTAATGATGCAGCAGCAGAATGACGCAAAAGACACCTGAGAACAAGGAAGTTCATTCATATCTATAATTGTGCATCTAGAATGGTGCACGTATATCATATGTGTGTAATCTAAGTAGTTTCATTGTGGTAAAATAGGAACACGAAGTGTACAGACTTGTATTGGTCAATAGGATAGTAATGAATCAAGCTTCCAAGAAGAGATCTGAGAACGTGATCACCAGCACCATTTACCTGTCAAGATATAAAGTCTCcatgaagaaaaaggaaacatgATGGATTTGATTGCATTACAAAATAACCTCCAAAACTAGAAGACTTGGAAATATTTTAAACTATTCaaggtcctaaaaatgcaaGCATATAGCAACATGCTAATATTATGTTAGTTTTGATAACAACATTAACCTACTAGGTTGTTAAGGCCCATGTCTCTTAAGTTCAAAATATAAAGTTAAAGTTGACCATAAGATACTCTATATCTTCAGTTAAAtggaaattatgatttttaCACCGAGAAGCAGAATATATGCTTTATGTCTCTTTGTTAAAACATTTGAAAATAATTGCCAAATCGAATAGGACCAGAGAGAGCATCAGGTCACACTGCTATTAAATACGTTAAGTATCCTGTTTTTGCTTAACAGAAAGAACAAACATTTGTATAGATTGAATTGATATCACttaaaaatcatgaaaagtCTAGCAGGATGACCACCTTCCAAGATGTTGAATCAAACGCAGAAAAAATCACTTCCTTAAACTCATCCTTGTAGCGAAGAAGTGCAGGACCTCCATAGCTGATCGCAACTGATAATATTTTCAATTGATACTCAATATTTGTTTCAAGAGCTGGAGAAAGTGTGGCTTTTTCCTGGAAGAAACACTGCTAATTATCAGGAAGAGAACTCAAGACAATTTTAAAGCCAATAAAAGATCCAATTACAGTTGAAGAAACCTTGCTTCGTCCAATGGCTACAGAAGTTCTTCTCCCTCCATAACCCATAACAGGTGTCTCTCTCAAGGAAGATATAACAGACAGTAGAATTGGCTCAACGATATGAAGAACTGCCTCTTCTGGATTTGAATTGACACAGGCACAACATAGTAGTCCTACTTCAGCAATTGCCCCAGGAAGAATATTTGATTTAAcaaacttggaaattttgtttaaAGCCTGTTGAAGATGATTAAAATCACAATATCTTCAAGAAATAGATATTCAGAATTTGAAACAATTATTCAACTACAGAACAACAAGCACCTGTTTATAAAGTGCTCTTGAAAGCCTCCCTAGGACAATTTCTAACATGCAGAAGTAGTAAGGACCATCCTCAACAAGAATTGTTCCTGAAGTTGTTGATGAATGAACTCCTTCATTCCTGCACCAATGCAGCTAGTAAAAACCAGTATAAAGAACAAGAGCAGCGGTAATTTTCGTTAGAGACTGCAGACAGATAGAAGGATGAGACATCAAAATTCCTACTTACAGAACACCGCTTGGTTCCAAGTGCCGAAGCAAAGAAAAAAGACGAATCAAGAACTCATCAAGCCACTCGGAAAACTGAAATTCTGGTAAGGGTGATAATTCATTTGTACTATCTTCCAGCAAAGCCATCTGCAAGTGAAAGACAGCTGAGTAACATTTAAAGAATGCATACATTTTTCCACAGGTATTATAAATATCAACATTTACATTGGAGAACAAAGAACCAATCAGTTGCATGGTTGCCAAGGTTTTTGGTGGATCATTGGCATCTAAACCAAGTAAGGCATTGGACAAAGCAATCATCAGAAGATCACTGAAAGAATCGGTGCCACCAAAATCATCTTGTTTGAAAGGTGAACATGACAGGGTAGTGAGAAACAGCGATCGCCCTGCATAAGCCACAGATGTCACAGCACTCTTCAACTGGTGTGTAGCTGTCATCTgatacaaaaatcaaaattgatgGAATTAAAAAAGTTTGGCAAGATGGAAAGCTTTTTAGGGAATTGAAAGAACaataatttttccatttcaaaTCCAGCTAAAAAGTAGTTTTTGTAGTATACTAACAGTCTCCAAAGCCATGTGGAAGCGAGATGCTAAAAATGGTAGAACAAGTGAAGGTTCCAGGTATGACAAAACAGAGGTTGCTGCAGCAACTGTATCAGATAGATTCTCATTCTTGCTATATTGACCACGATCAATCAGCTTCAGCAATGCATTTATAAAAGAAAGTCGGTCAGACTGCTGGAGGAAGAGTTCACTTTTCTTGCCATCATCCCTGCTGCTCCTGAAGATCAACAATTCCCAATCAAGAAAGCAATCCACATATCACTGATAAATGTAAACTAAACTCACAAGGATAGATTATCTGACATTTGCTCATGTAGCAAACGTTTGTGAAATATGTGAACCAAGTAAGCCAAAAAGCGCTCCAGTGAATAAGTCCAACGACCGCCATTAGAAGGATGATAATATCTGTATTTAAAAAATGGGTAAATGACAATATCTTATCCAGCAAAATCAATTTTTGTTGGAtgtaaaacaacaaaatttcagaaaacaaaCTGTTCCAAGAGGTTGACCAATTTCTCAAAGTATTTTTGTGCTGCACCACCAGGTTTCAATAGATAAACCTGCATCAGAAGTGAGATAATAAGTAAATATTTCATGGAACTACATAACACATTCTTAACTTCTCATGCTTCAAAATATCAACTTACAATTGATTTAGCAATAGCCTTTGATGGAG
The DNA window shown above is from Coffea arabica cultivar ET-39 chromosome 5e, Coffea Arabica ET-39 HiFi, whole genome shotgun sequence and carries:
- the LOC113690018 gene encoding proteasome activator subunit 4 isoform X2; the protein is MHLYNAWLPPAVAEETKKEKESFHKVLKSVKESYKVDDPESVYATLKWVSVIDLFIKAKSELLMEDVTAVVKTGLELFQISENKLHVQVRWGNLLVKILNKYRKKLSLKVQWRPLYDTLIHTHFKRNTGPEGWRVRQRHFSTVTSLVRSSRRFFPPGSAFEIWSEFRSLLENPWHNSSFEGSGFVRLFLPTNLDNQDFFSQEWMNLCLDHWDCVPNSQFWNSQWASVTARVIKNYKFIDWEKFLPTLFNRYLNMFEVPVANGSGSNPFSVDVSRNTRFLFSNRTVTPSKAIAKSIVYLLKPGGAAQKYFEKLVNLLEQYYHPSNGGRWTYSLERFLAYLVHIFHKRLLHEQMSSRDDGKKSELFLQQSDRLSFINALLKLIDRGQYSKNENLSDTVAAATSVLSYLEPSLVLPFLASRFHMALETMTATHQLKSAVTSVAYAGRSLFLTTLSCSPFKQDDFGGTDSFSDLLMIALSNALLGLDANDPPKTLATMQLIGSLFSNMALLEDSTNELSPLPEFQFSEWLDEFLIRLFSLLRHLEPSGVLNEGVHSSTTSGTILVEDGPYYFCMLEIVLGRLSRALYKQALNKISKFVKSNILPGAIAEVGLLCCACVNSNPEEAVLHIVEPILLSVISSLRETPVMGYGGRRTSVAIGRSKEKATLSPALETNIEYQLKILSVAISYGGPALLRYKDEFKEVIFSAFDSTSWKVNGAGDHVLRSLLGSLIHYYPIDQYKCLLRHSAAASLEEWISTKDFSNAVPPVGPKWHIPCDDEVEFANELLKLHFDCALDDLQKICQSKIHCDPGNEKEHLKVTLLRIDSSLQGILSCLPDFRPSVGNGMVEDSGLFSFLIAGATGSLVGSTELREKAAEIIHAACKYLLEEKSDDSILLLLVIRIMDALGNYGSSEYEEWSSHRQAWKLESAAIIEPPINFIVSSHSKGKRRPRWALIDKAYMHSTWRSSQSSYHLFRTSGNISPSDHVLILLDDLLNLCLHSYETVRTLAGKSLLKMLKRWPSTISSCVYALSENLKAPSSPEYAVLGSCAVLSTQTVLKRLTSDAKALCCFLRGILSSSRHESLKSQKAITELFVKYNIYFEGIPRSILRASGIHSDATDFSDLVSEIGSMSFESTNLHWRYNLMANRVLLLLSMASANDPHSSTNILKETSGHFLKNLKSQLPQTRILAISALNTLLKESPYKVSAGNPVFIRDVQGTTKSSLEGALSIIFQEEGFFNETLSSLSHVHIIADADSASSRGHHGNSSFQSLADKSITHFYFDFSASWPRTPNWISLLGSDPFYSNFARIFKRLTQECGMPVLLALRDALIEFVNSQERSKQCVAAEAFAGVLHSDVAGVSEAWDSWMMTQLQNVIYSQSVESVPEWAACIRYAVTGKGKYGTRVPLLRQRVMDCLMTPLSQTVTSSVVAKRYTFLSAAFIEISPQRMLRGETELHFTLLKELVCNMSHSSAQVRESIGVTLCVLCSNIRLHESCSPSNSLEGVRGDVYGNFEGGSWDEYIVQRASELAVNIHNISACDILETSLDKTLDNGISKDHSRDDVNWMETVFHFVISSLKSGRSSVLLDVIAGLLYPIISLQETSNKDLSTLAKAAFELLKWRVFHGTRTQKAISLILSLGSDSNWRTRSATLTFLRTFMYRHTFILSNVDERQIWHTVEKLLADNQIEVREHAAAVLAGLMKGGDADLAEDFRNRAFREANIILKKRRQRNLRSGLSVASIHGPVLALAACVLSIPYDMPSWLPEHVTLLAHFVSEPSPVKSTVTKAVAEFRRTHADTWNIQKDAFSEDQLEVLADTSSSSSYFA
- the LOC113690018 gene encoding proteasome activator subunit 4 isoform X3 codes for the protein MNLCLDHWDCVPNSQFWNSQWASVTARVIKNYKFIDWEKFLPTLFNRYLNMFEVPVANGSGSNPFSVDVSRNTRFLFSNRTVTPSKAIAKSIVYLLKPGGAAQKYFEKLVNLLEQYYHPSNGGRWTYSLERFLAYLVHIFHKRLLHEQMSSRDDGKKSELFLQQSDRLSFINALLKLIDRGQYSKNENLSDTVAAATSVLSYLEPSLVLPFLASRFHMALETMTATHQLKSAVTSVAYAGRSLFLTTLSCSPFKQDDFGGTDSFSDLLMIALSNALLGLDANDPPKTLATMQLIGSLFSNMALLEDSTNELSPLPEFQFSEWLDEFLIRLFSLLRHLEPSGVLNEGVHSSTTSGTILVEDGPYYFCMLEIVLGRLSRALYKQALNKISKFVKSNILPGAIAEVGLLCCACVNSNPEEAVLHIVEPILLSVISSLRETPVMGYGGRRTSVAIGRSKEKATLSPALETNIEYQLKILSVAISYGGPALLRYKDEFKEVIFSAFDSTSWKVNGAGDHVLRSLLGSLIHYYPIDQYKCLLRHSAAASLEEWISTKDFSNAVPPVGPKWHIPCDDEVEFANELLKLHFDCALDDLQKICQSKIHCDPGNEKEHLKVTLLRIDSSLQGILSCLPDFRPSVGNGMVEDSGLFSFLIAGATGSLVGSTELREKAAEIIHAACKYLLEEKSDDSILLLLVIRIMDALGNYGSSEYEEWSSHRQAWKLESAAIIEPPINFIVSSHSKGKRRPRWALIDKAYMHSTWRSSQSSYHLFRTSGNISPSDHVLILLDDLLNLCLHSYETVRTLAGKSLLKMLKRWPSTISSCVYALSENLKAPSSPEYAVLGSCAVLSTQTVLKRLTSDAKALCCFLRGILSSSRHESLKSQKAITELFVKYNIYFEGIPRSILRASGIHSDATDFSDLVSEIGSMSFESTNLHWRYNLMANRVLLLLSMASANDPHSSTNILKETSGHFLKNLKSQLPQTRILAISALNTLLKESPYKVSAGNPVFIRDVQGTTKSSLEGALSIIFQEEGFFNETLSSLSHVHIIADADSASSRGHHGNSSFQSLADKSITHFYFDFSASWPRTPNWISLLGSDPFYSNFARIFKRLTQECGMPVLLALRDALIEFVNSQERSKQCVAAEAFAGVLHSDVAGVSEAWDSWMMTQLQNVIYSQSVESVPEWAACIRYAVTGKGKYGTRVPLLRQRVMDCLMTPLSQTVTSSVVAKRYTFLSAAFIEISPQRMLRGETELHFTLLKELVCNMSHSSAQVRESIGVTLCVLCSNIRLHESCSPSNSLEGVRGDVYGNFEGGSWDEYIVQRASELAVNIHNISACDILETSLDKTLDNGISKDHSRDDVNWMETVFHFVISSLKSGRSSVLLDVIAGLLYPIISLQETSNKDLSTLAKAAFELLKWRVFHGTRTQKAISLILSLGSDSNWRTRSATLTFLRTFMYRHTFILSNVDERQIWHTVEKLLADNQIEVREHAAAVLAGLMKGGDADLAEDFRNRAFREANIILKKRRQRNLRSGLSVASIHGPVLALAACVLSIPYDMPSWLPEHVTLLAHFVSEPSPVKSTVTKAVAEFRRTHADTWNIQKDAFSEDQLEVLADTSSSSSYFA